One Buteo buteo chromosome 5, bButBut1.hap1.1, whole genome shotgun sequence DNA window includes the following coding sequences:
- the ARL4C gene encoding ADP-ribosylation factor-like protein 4C, with product MGNISSNISAFQSLHIVMLGLDSAGKTTVLYRLKFNEFVNTVPTIGFNTEKIRLSNGTAKGISCHFWDVGGQEKLRPLWKSYSRCTDGIIYVVDSVDVDRLEEAKTELHKVTKFAENQGTPLLVIANKQDLPKSLPVAEIEKQLALHELTPSTTYHIQPACAIIGEGLTEGMDKLYEMILKRRKSLKQKKKR from the coding sequence ATGGGGAACATCTCCTCCAACATCTCCGCCTTCCAGTCCCTGCACATCGTCATGCTGGGCCTGGACTCGGCGGGGAAGACCACGGTGCTGTACCGGTTGAAGTTCAACGAGTTCGTCAACACCGTGCCCACCATCGGTTTCAACACGGAGAAGATCCGGCTGAGCAACGGGACGGCCAAAGGCATCAGTTGCCACTTTTGGGACGTgggtgggcaggagaagctgcgCCCGCTCTGGAAGTCCTACAGCCGCTGCACCGATGGCATCATCTACGTGGTGGACTCGGTGGACGTGGACCGGCTGGAGGAGGCCAAAACAGAGCTGCACAAGGTGACCAAGTTCGCCGAGAACCAAGGTACCCCGCTGCTGGTCATCGCCAACAAGCAGGACCTGCCCAAGTCCCTGCCGGTGGCCGAGATCGAGAAGCAGCTGGCCCTCCACGAGCTGACCCCTTCCACCACCTACCACATCCAGCCCGCCTGCGCCATCATCGGCGAGGGGCTCACGGAGGGCATGGACAAGCTCTACGAGATGATCCTCAAGCGGAGGAAGTCCCTCAAGCAGAAGAAGAAGCGGTAG